The following coding sequences lie in one Streptomyces xiamenensis genomic window:
- a CDS encoding Mov34/MPN/PAD-1 family protein: MLTITQELHDAILAHARRDHPDEACGVIAGPAGGDRPERFIPMLNAARSPTFYEFDSGDLLRLYRELDDRDEEPVVIYHSHTATEAYPSRTDISYAGEPGAHYVLVSTAECGNDEGPFSFRSFRIVDEQVTEEEVRIVDAYGG, translated from the coding sequence ATGCTGACCATCACCCAGGAGCTGCACGACGCGATCCTCGCCCACGCCCGCAGGGACCACCCGGACGAGGCCTGCGGCGTCATCGCCGGACCGGCCGGCGGCGACCGCCCTGAGCGCTTCATCCCGATGCTCAACGCGGCCCGCTCGCCCACGTTCTACGAGTTCGACTCCGGTGATCTGCTGCGCCTGTACCGGGAGCTGGACGACCGCGACGAGGAGCCGGTGGTCATCTACCACTCGCACACCGCCACCGAGGCGTATCCCTCCCGCACCGACATCTCCTACGCCGGCGAGCCCGGCGCCCACTACGTGCTGGTCTCCACCGCCGAGTGCGGCAACGACGAAGGCCCCTTCTCCTTCCGCTCCTTCCGCATCGTGGACGAGCAGGTCACCGAGGAGGAGGTCCGCATCGTGGACGCCTACGGCGGCTGA
- a CDS encoding MoaD/ThiS family protein, giving the protein MAIEVRIPTILRTYTDGEKAVNGAGANLAELITDLESRHPGIEARLIDDKGELRRFVNVYLNDEDVRFLSGISTELGDGDQVTILPAVAGGAR; this is encoded by the coding sequence ATGGCCATCGAGGTCCGCATCCCGACCATCCTGCGCACCTACACCGACGGCGAGAAGGCCGTGAACGGGGCCGGTGCGAACCTGGCCGAGCTGATCACGGACCTGGAGTCCCGGCACCCCGGCATCGAGGCCCGGCTGATCGACGACAAGGGCGAACTGCGCCGCTTCGTCAACGTCTATCTGAACGACGAGGACGTCCGCTTCCTGTCCGGCATCTCCACCGAGCTGGGCGACGGGGACCAGGTCACCATCCTGCCCGCCGTCGCCGGGGGCGCGCGCTGA